The proteins below come from a single Chryseobacterium capnotolerans genomic window:
- a CDS encoding T9SS type A sorting domain-containing protein, with the protein MKKLYFSACTLCTILGLSAQEVLWQKDIQSSTQDFLSQVTTTIDQQYLITGSSIQSGSGKLEAGSKQNNGYDFHLVKLNQQGEQAWEKYFSGNNHDYLSATVSTQDGGFLVAGTSYSGKGLDKKEDSKGGSDMWLIRINEFGDELWQKTLGTASDEEAKAVIQTTDLGFFIAGNVQNSSKGYGSKDVWITRLDKDGKELSQLIIGGKGLDEVEKMIPTRDGGALLGIYSRSSEVKDSGVRNPESKSSTGNPATQNLISAASKQSYNFGEGDYWIVKLDKNGKVEWEKNFGGKGDDHIRTLALTSNGYIIGGESRSERSGNKTVGIEEGTDLWLISLNERGDEQWQKSYNFKNRDILMGMSVIHSSDDKSSKGILLGGYTQAEGRLEKDDETFWMLYLDANGNEQWRKHVAGESRQKEERLSDLKLNRDGSIVLAGTSAKELGKENWKIVKLGDKQVSDLIAKYDIKIYPNPVSDYAYVEIGFDFKEADIMLYDMSGRQLQSLKTKNRVTKIDTQALVQGAYLVTIKTDNNKTANAKLIKK; encoded by the coding sequence ATGAAAAAACTTTATTTTAGTGCATGTACGCTATGCACCATTCTGGGACTGTCTGCCCAGGAAGTTCTCTGGCAAAAAGATATCCAATCCTCTACCCAGGATTTTCTAAGTCAGGTGACCACAACAATCGATCAGCAATACCTTATCACAGGAAGTTCTATACAGTCAGGAAGTGGGAAGCTGGAGGCTGGAAGTAAGCAGAACAACGGTTATGATTTCCATTTGGTGAAACTTAACCAACAGGGAGAACAGGCCTGGGAAAAGTATTTCTCAGGAAATAATCATGATTATCTCTCTGCCACGGTATCTACCCAGGATGGCGGATTTCTTGTAGCCGGAACTTCATATTCAGGAAAAGGCCTGGATAAGAAAGAGGATTCCAAAGGCGGATCTGATATGTGGCTGATCCGAATCAATGAATTCGGGGATGAATTATGGCAGAAAACTCTGGGAACCGCTTCAGATGAAGAAGCCAAAGCAGTGATCCAAACTACAGATCTAGGCTTCTTTATTGCCGGAAATGTTCAAAACTCCTCCAAAGGCTATGGTTCCAAAGATGTCTGGATCACAAGACTCGACAAAGACGGAAAAGAACTCTCTCAATTGATCATAGGTGGAAAAGGGTTGGATGAAGTAGAAAAAATGATTCCAACAAGAGATGGCGGAGCCTTATTGGGAATATATTCCAGGAGTTCCGAGGTTAAGGATTCTGGGGTTAGAAATCCTGAAAGTAAATCTTCGACTGGAAATCCTGCAACCCAAAACCTGATATCTGCTGCCTCAAAACAAAGCTACAACTTCGGTGAAGGCGACTACTGGATTGTCAAACTGGACAAAAACGGAAAAGTAGAATGGGAAAAGAACTTTGGAGGGAAAGGAGACGATCATATCAGAACCCTGGCTTTAACTTCAAACGGCTATATCATTGGCGGTGAATCGAGATCCGAAAGATCCGGAAACAAAACCGTCGGCATTGAAGAAGGCACAGACCTATGGCTGATTTCACTGAATGAAAGAGGTGATGAGCAGTGGCAGAAATCCTACAACTTCAAAAACCGTGATATCCTCATGGGAATGAGTGTGATTCATTCTTCAGATGACAAGTCTTCAAAAGGAATTTTATTAGGGGGCTACACCCAAGCTGAAGGAAGATTAGAAAAAGATGATGAGACCTTCTGGATGCTATATCTGGACGCAAATGGCAATGAGCAGTGGAGAAAACACGTCGCAGGAGAATCCAGACAGAAAGAAGAGCGGCTTTCAGACCTGAAATTAAACAGAGACGGTTCCATTGTATTAGCCGGAACCAGTGCCAAAGAATTAGGCAAAGAAAACTGGAAGATTGTAAAGCTGGGTGACAAGCAGGTGAGTGATCTGATTGCTAAATATGATATCAAGATCTACCCGAATCCGGTATCAGACTATGCCTATGTAGAAATCGGCTTTGATTTTAAAGAAGCTGATATTATGCTGTATGATATGAGCGGAAGACAACTTCAGAGCTTAAAAACCAAGAACAGGGTGACTAAGATTGATACTCAGGCTTTGGTGCAGGGTGCTTATTTAGTGACGATAAAAACTGATAATAATAAAACAGCGAATGCAAAGCTGATTAAAAAGTAA